Proteins from one Cryptomeria japonica chromosome 4, Sugi_1.0, whole genome shotgun sequence genomic window:
- the LOC131874890 gene encoding secreted RxLR effector protein 78-like — translation MDWANVSRKNVAMFLLDFEKAYDRVEWEFILMMLEAFGFLVEFCKWVKILLKDASAQVDINGSLTQVIKLSRSIRQGCPLAPTLFVIVSDVMYYILRDHTISPKIGGVILPDGSELINTQFVDDTTLFVELTKQNMEALECKIKFLGEISGVNFSG, via the coding sequence ATGGACTGGGCAAATGTATCAAGGAAGAATGTGGCCATGTTTCTTTTAGATTTtgagaaggcctatgatagggttgaatgggagTTTATTTTGATGATGCTAGAAGCCTTTGGATTTCTTGTGGAATTCTGTAAATGGGTGAAGATTCTCCTTAAAGATGCATCTGCACAGGTAGATATCAATGGATCTCTCACTCAAGTAATTAAACTTAGCAGGTCTATTAGACAGGGTTGCCCTCTTGCCCCTACACTATTTGTTATTGTTTCTGATGTCATGTACTATATATTAAGAGACCACACCATATCCCCTAAAATAGGAGGTGTTATACTTCCTGATGGGTCTGAATTGATTAATacccaatttgttgatgacactacaCTTTTTGTTGAACTTACCAAGCAAAACATGGAAGCCCTTGAGTGTAAAATTAAGTTCTTAGGTGAGATTTCAGGGGTAAATTTCTCAGGCTAA